Proteins from one Synergistaceae bacterium genomic window:
- a CDS encoding DEAD/DEAH box helicase family protein, which translates to MVGYYNLNVPKLADERKHDTKQPFPHQLKAFTALDKTLPLPIRGYAGTMLVLPTGGGKTFTSVDWICRNILSREIKVLWLAQSGYLLDQAAETFIAEIHKAAGRDKINLRVVSSSDKHANQGTIGITDDVLICTTQTAIAAYSSEHLDGRGKVAKTPFRKFVDNCKDTQLFVVVDEAHHAPAYGCRTLLLSLREEIPNLYLLGLTATPTHMDKRISGWLKNIFDKGNNGNKGDKGICYQVTREELALNKILAVPKYIERQTELEFEVDSALIDRLVNKHKDLPDSIIENLA; encoded by the coding sequence ATGGTGGGTTATTATAATCTTAATGTCCCAAAACTTGCAGACGAACGAAAACATGATACCAAACAACCATTTCCACACCAATTGAAAGCTTTTACTGCGTTGGATAAAACGTTGCCCCTGCCAATCAGAGGATATGCCGGTACAATGTTAGTGCTTCCCACAGGCGGAGGAAAGACATTCACCTCAGTCGACTGGATATGCCGTAACATACTCTCGAGGGAAATCAAAGTGCTGTGGCTGGCGCAGTCAGGATATTTGCTCGACCAGGCGGCCGAAACATTCATAGCGGAGATTCATAAAGCAGCCGGGCGGGATAAAATCAATCTGCGCGTCGTTTCAAGCAGCGATAAGCACGCTAATCAGGGAACCATTGGAATAACCGACGACGTGCTGATCTGCACGACGCAAACCGCAATCGCAGCGTACTCGTCCGAGCATCTCGACGGGCGCGGAAAGGTCGCTAAAACTCCGTTTCGAAAATTTGTAGATAACTGCAAAGATACGCAACTGTTCGTAGTTGTCGACGAAGCTCATCATGCTCCCGCTTACGGCTGCCGGACGCTTCTTTTGTCGCTTCGCGAGGAAATCCCCAACCTCTATTTACTCGGACTGACGGCGACGCCGACGCACATGGACAAGCGTATCAGCGGTTGGCTGAAAAATATATTCGATAAAGGGAACAACGGGAATAAAGGGGACAAAGGAATTTGTTACCAAGTCACCAGAGAAGAATTAGCGCTGAATAAAATACTCGCGGTTCCTAAGTATATTGAAAGGCAAACAGAACTGGAGTTCGAGGTCGACAGCGCCCTGATAGATCGCCTCGTGAACAAGCACAAGGATTTACCGGACAGCATTATCGAGAATTTAGCGAA